In Micromonospora sediminicola, the DNA window CCGGCGAGGTAGGCGTCCAGTCGGCGGGTGACCGGGGCCGGCAACGCGACCAGGTGCTCACCGCCGCCCTTGGCGGTGAAGCGCAGGACGCGGTGGTTGCGGTTGTGGCCGAGCTGCTCGACGTCGGCCCCGACGAGCTCTCCCACGCGCAGCCCGCCATAGAGCAGCAGAGCGACGATCGCCGCGGTGCGGGCGGCCTGGGGGCCGGTGTCGGCGTCGGCGGCGGCGAGCAGCGCCTCGGCCTGGGCGCGGGACAGCCCGGGAGTGCTCGGCCGGGTCGGGTCGGTCTTCGGCTTCTGCTTGGGGTTGATCGCGGCGGGGTTGGCCCGGTCGGTGCGGTCCTCGGCGATCAACCAGGAGTAGAACGCCGACACGGCGGCGAGGCGACGGGCCCGGGTCGCCGCCGACGCGCGGCCGGTGGCCTCCTGGGCGCGAAGCCAGGCGTTGGTGTGCACCCGGCGGGCCTCGGTGAGCGGGTCGACGCCGGAGACGGCGAGGAAGGTCAGCCAGTGCCGCAGGTCCCGCTGGTAGGCGTCGCGGGTGTGCGGCGAGGCGTAGGAGACCA includes these proteins:
- a CDS encoding tyrosine-type recombinase/integrase: MTVLSGEVLPAVPAPHGGLPTVGGAAGDVLEELLREWLVSYASPHTRDAYQRDLRHWLTFLAVSGVDPLTEARRVHTNAWLRAQEATGRASAATRARRLAAVSAFYSWLIAEDRTDRANPAAINPKQKPKTDPTRPSTPGLSRAQAEALLAAADADTGPQAARTAAIVALLLYGGLRVGELVGADVEQLGHNRNHRVLRFTAKGGGEHLVALPAPVTRRLDAYLAGRPDLTEARMPVLPGQAGARPRRPLVATASGARVDRGAVWRLLRRLATTAKIPVKMSPHVLRHTCATLARDAGARLEDVQEQLGHADARTTRRYDHGGQRLDRAPAYTLAAYLTAAGDEHSPESPDEETA